The following proteins come from a genomic window of Hypanus sabinus isolate sHypSab1 chromosome 9, sHypSab1.hap1, whole genome shotgun sequence:
- the ints15 gene encoding integrator complex subunit 15 isoform X3 — protein sequence MTDIRHSLLRRDALSAAKELLYHLDIFFNSQLQNVPGPLVDKSTIELVEEFIFQLPKERNTQPKRLSSLQELQLLEIMCSYFQEQSKDAVRQIIFSALFGPQGNKADENRLAMLGKLVSMAIAICRVPILECTALWLQRTHAVFCVKLAKVLVEDYCILVPGSVQTLKRIVHASPRFCCQLITAVTALYDLSTDDLIPPQDLLEMVVSWVYEDPRLTLITFLNSAANLPRGFLELTPLPGLIRWCVLAPLAYKKNCNASSAQSLVNGHTNKVCKEVESDGNKDFKILYSKLHLSVLQVLMILQGHLTEKNLYGRLELIMFDHVERLVGDINKLVKELNPSNPVKEVELTLDRLAQALQVGIASGALLCARDDLRSICSALPHNNLLQLVLTGPVQQSSHTALPPGFYPHIHASPARYPMYSTHPVQTYMPGMAFSYRPIR from the exons ATGACTGATATTCGCCATTCCCTTTTGAGGCGAGATGCTTTAAGTGCAGCAAAAGAACTCCTGTATCATTTGGACATATTCTTCAACAGCCAGCTGCAGAATGTACCTGGTCCACTGGTTGACAAGTCCACCATTGAACTGGTGGAGGAATTTATTTTTCAGCTTCCAAAAGAACGTAATACACAGCcaaaa CGGTTAAGTTCATTACAGGAGCTACAATTGCTGGAGATCATGTGTAGTTACTTCCAAGAACAGAGTAAAGATGCAGTTCGACAGATCATCTTCTCTGCACTGTTTGGTCCTCAGGGTAATAAAGCTGATGAAAATAGGCTGGCTATGTTGGGAAAACTTGTATCCATGGCAATAGCAATTTGTCGTGTTCCCATTTTGGAATGTACTGCATTATGGTTGCAG CGAACGCATGCGGTATTCTGTGTGAAACTTGCAAAGGTACTTGTTGAGGATTACTGCATATTGGTACCAGGATCTGTGCAGACATTAAAGCGAATTGTTCATGCCAGTCCACGGTTTTGCTGTCAGCTGATCACTGCTGTCACTGCATTATATGACCTTTCAACAG ATGATCTGATTCCTCCTCAAGATTTACTGGAGATGGTTGTATCGTGGGTATACGAAGATCCACGGTTGACACTTATTACATTTTTGAACAGTGCTGCTAACCTGCCCCGTGGATTTTTGGAACTAACACCTCTTCCAGGCCTGATACGATGGTGTGTGCTCGCACCTTTGGCTTACAAAAAGAACTGTAACGCTTCTTCAGCACAATCCTTAGTGAATGGGCATACCAATAAAGTATGCAAGGAGGTTGAAAGTGATGGAAATAAGGACTTCAAAATCCTTTATTCAAAGTTGCATTTAAGTGTTCTTCAAGTTCTTATGATACTTCAAGGTCATTTAACAGAAAAAAACTTGTATGGACGATTAGAACTCATCATGTTTGATCATGTAGAACGGCTTGTTGGAGACATTAACAAATTAGTTAAAGAACTTAACCCTTCAAATCCTGTGAAAGAGGTTGAACTCACATTGGATAGATTAGCTCAAGCTCTGCAAGTTGGTATTGCTTCAGGAGCACTACTGTGTGCAAGAG ATGACTTGCGATCCATCTGCTCTGCACTTCCACATAACAA CTTGCTTCAGTTGGTTTTGACTGGACCAGTACAACAGTCTTCACACACTGCATTGCCACCGGGATTCTATCCACATATACATGCATCACCTGCTCGATATCCCATGTACTCAACTCACCCAGTGCAGACATATATGCCGGGTATGGCTTTTTCATATAGACCAATCCGATGA